Proteins from a single region of Primulina tabacum isolate GXHZ01 chromosome 5, ASM2559414v2, whole genome shotgun sequence:
- the LOC142546270 gene encoding F-box/LRR-repeat protein At1g67190-like produces MEYLPVEVVGNILSRLGAARDIVIASATCRKWQEAWRNHLHTLTFNSSDWPFYHEFSTDRLEILITQTIFQTRGLQCLSIILDDVDEFAAAPVVAWLMFTRETLRQLHYNVRTTPSINILEKCGRQKLEVLSLAHNILTGVEPIYQRFPRLRSLSLSYVSISALDLSLLLTACSKIEVLNLISLDIIMSDPQATMELSSNSLKDIYVEAISLDKFMLEADSLEKLHLKDCTLEVFELVGKGMLRLLKIDDVSVIHLDIGESAENLEIVDVSNFTITWAKFHNMISRSSRLRQLRLWDILFDDEDEVVEIETISSCFPLLSHLSLSFDLREATVQYGLQGSFVLENVNVLELGWTVISDLFSMWVSGLLERCPHLRKLVIHGVVSETKTHEECNMLANFTSSIVRLMRKYLHVEVQFEYE; encoded by the coding sequence ATGGAGTATCTTCCAGTTGAAGTTGTTGGGAACATACTATCACGGCTGGGGGCTGCTCGTGACATTGTGATTGCATCTGCGACTTGCAGAAAGTGGCAAGAGGCTTGGAGGAACCATCTCCATACTCTTACATTTAATTCTAGTGATTGGCCATTTTATCACGAGTTTTCCACTGATAGGCTTGAGATACTTATAACTCAAACAATATTTCAAACCAGGGGACTGCAGTGCCTTTCTATAATTTTGGACGATGTAGATGAATTTGCTGCAGCTCCAGTTGTTGCCTGGCTCATGTTCACTAGAGAAACATTGCGTCAGCTGCATTATAATGTGAGGACAACACCTAGCATCAACATTCTCGAAAAATGTGGTAGGCAAAAGCTTGAAGTATTGTCTTTGGCTCACAATATACTTACAGGGGTTGAACCTATTTACCAGAGATTCCCCCGCCTAAGATCCTTATCTCTGAGTTATGTCAGTATATCAGCATTGGATTTGAGTCTTTTGCTCACTGCATGTTCCAAAATTGAGGTCTTGAACTTAATCAGTCTAGATATTATCATGTCCGATCCACAAGCTACCATGGAGTTGAGTAGTAACTCATTGAAGGATATTTACGTTGAAGCAATCAGTTTGGATAAGTTTATGCTGGAGGCTGACAGTCTAGAGAAGTTGCACTTGAAAGATTGTACACTTGAAGTGTTTGAGCTTGTTGGTAAAGGGATGCTGAGGTTACTAAAGATTGACGATGTAAGTGTCATCCATCTTGACATTGGTGAGAGTgctgaaaatttggagattgTCGATGTGAGCAATTTTACGATCACATGGGCAAAGTTCCATAATATGATATCACGATCGTCAAGATTGCGACAGCTTAGACTTTGGGATATTCTGTTTGACGATGAGGACGAGGTTGTGGAAATTGAGACAATCTCTTCGTGCTTTCCTTTACTAAGCCATCTATCCTTGAGTTTCGATCTGAGAGAGGCAACAGTTCAGTATGGGTTACAAGGTTCTTTTGTTTTGGAGAATGTGAATGTCTTGGAACTCGGGTGGACTGTAATCAGTGACCTGTTCTCAATGTGGGTCTCAGGACTCTTGGAAAGATGCCCTCACCTCAGGAAGTTGGTTATCCATGGAGTGGTTTCAGAGACCAAAACGCATGAAGAATGCAACATGCTAGCCAACTTCACCTCATCCATTGTCAGACTCATGAGGAAGTACCTTCATGTAGAGGTTCAGTTTGAATATGAATAG
- the LOC142546272 gene encoding putative F-box protein At5g62660 yields the protein MNQVIIISGKDRKPEEARKNYHVMELAGIGYLPYDLIIEILSRLPVKVLCKFRCVSKSWHGLLTRDKEFAARHIECSKHMPLLLIRRYLSDAMEEPNNSKTTIELTSVDMQGDVTDRFKKVIDGPVHTFISCGSLSVLCCMYSLYVCNPSIREIVRVPYRSNSRLHNIGFGYLPITNEYKIVHLHYHSYVGNGKMGCEIFSFRSGEDVTSGSWRQIGDCPSSAWTSEYPVCVNGVIYWSLSSGWKDRSILSLDLKKEEFASISYPIRDSKKYSFLEYIGLMGGLCVVGFSEETSRMDIWMLKNRTKIWAMEYSINLSPLCPKFLISTDDNSQEILVHMEQRDLICYSLKSQKSRRVGNYHGAIKNYNKPCLYYGSLIPLG from the coding sequence ATGAATCAGGTCATCATCATTTCGGGAAAGGATCGAAAACCGGAGGAAGCAAGGAAAAATTATCATGTGATGGAATTGGCAGGGATCGGTTATCTCCCATACGATCTGATCATTGAAATACTCTCAAGACTTCCTGTCAAGGTTCTTTGCAAATTCAGGTGCGTCTCTAAATCTTGGCACGGCTTATTAACTCGTGACAAGGAATTCGCAGCTCGACATATTGAATGTTCTAAGCATATGCCTCTGTTGCTAATCAGAAGATACCTTTCCGATGCGATGGAGGAGCCTAATAATAGCAAAACCACCATTGAATTGACTTCAGTAGACATGCAAGGAGATGTAACTGATAGATTCAAGAAAGTAATAGATGGTCCCGTTCACACGTTCATTTCTTGTGGTTCTTTGAGTGTTTTGTGCTGCATGTACTCTCTTTATGTCTGCAACCCCTCCATTCGCGAAATTGTCCGTGTCCCGTATCGTTCTAACTCTCGTCTACATAACATAGGATTCGGGTACCTTCCAATCACAAATGAGTACAAGATTGTCCATTTGCACTACCATTCTTATGTTGGGAACGGGAAAATGGGGTGTGAGATTTTCTCCTTTAGAAGTGGTGAGGATGTTACTTCCGGTTCTTGGAGACAAATTGGAGATTGCCCTTCTAGCGCCTGGACCTCTGAGTACCCTGTCTGTGTTAATGGAGTCATTTACTGGTCACTTTCTTCTGGTTGGAAAGACAGATCAATTCTTTCTCTAGACCTAAAGAAAGAAGAATTCGCCAGTATTTCCTATCCCATACGTGACTCGAAAAAATACAGTTTCTTGGAGTATATCGGGCTTATGGGTGGTTTATGTGTGGTCGGGTTCTCAGAAGAAACGTCGAGAATGGATATATGGATGTTGAAAAACAGGACTAAGATTTGGGCAATGGAGTATAGCATCAACCTCTCCCCTTTGTGTCCAAAGTTTCTGATTTCTACTGACGATAATTCTCAAGAAATATTAGTTCATATGGAGCAAAGGGATCTCATCTGTTACAGCCTAAAGAGCCAAAAATCAAGGAGAGTTGGTAATTACCACGGAGCCATCAAGAATTACAATAAGCCGTGCCTTTACTACGGTAGCCTTATTCCACTCGGATAA
- the LOC142546274 gene encoding uncharacterized protein LOC142546274: MGSNSKVLVELEANARSSSDSYLGPKLFFTGIASDNVNSDSLGAKPSIFPVPNSQVLGKVKDFLGAMSESNKTLLQDAKGNPENYDMEVLNGKESHIIEMDLMLGIADLHTPEAVAAAEAAMAGYQPVISVDQSSSSESEEEEEEKDDGNDEGTDENGNSSSRSNGKHFWGKSSKIRRLRKRTKIVELC; the protein is encoded by the exons ATGGGTTCTAATAGCAAAGTTCTTGTGGAGTTAGAGGCTAATGCCAGAAGTTCATCGGATTCCTATTTAG GGCCGAAACTTTTTTTTACTGGAATAGCGTCTGATAATGTAAATTCTGATTCACTCGGTGCAAAGCCCTCTATTTTTCCTGTTCCTAATAGCCAAG TTCTTGGCAAAGTGAAAGACTTCCTAGGCGCGATGTCCGAGTCAAACAAAACCCTGTTGCAAGACGCAAAG GGAAATCCTGAGAACTATGATATGGAAGTACTCAATGGCAAAGAGTCGCACATCATTGAAATG GATTTAATGCTGGGCATTGCTGATCTTCACACCCCGGAGGCTGTTGCTGCAGCAGAAGCTGCCATGGCTGGTTATCAACCAGTAATTTCTGTGGACCAGAGTAGCAGTTCAgaatctgaagaagaagaagaagaaaaagatgaTGGGAATGATGAGGGTACTGATGAAAATGGTAATAGTTCCTCAAGATCCAATGGGAAACATTTTTGGggaaaatcatcaaaaatcCGGCGATTAAGAAAACGAACCAAGATTGTGGAACTGTGTTAA